One Clupea harengus chromosome 12, Ch_v2.0.2, whole genome shotgun sequence DNA segment encodes these proteins:
- the rabl6a gene encoding rab-like protein 6 isoform X1, which translates to MFSALKKLVGSEGGQLRDKNIPAGLQSMNQSLQRRFAKGVQYNMKIVIRGDRNTGKSALWHRLQGKKFVEEYLPTQEIQVTSIHWNYKTTDDVVKVEVWDVVDKAGKGKKRGDNLKLENEPQESETEMALDAEFLDVYKNCNGVIMMFDITKQWTFNYIMRELPKVPMHVPVCVLGNQRDMGEHRVILPDDTREFISNLKRPRGSSYVHYAESSMKNGFGLKYLHRFFNIPFLQLQRETLLRQLETNQLDIDATLEELNVQQETEDQNYEIFMDMMETRGKGFNSPGPSNGQSPSSGSQSPVVPAGAASPSIPSPSTPQAPFPPQTQPLPVPHPAAPHAPPRPVAQPAPHAQTAPPPPARPAEPPPPVAQSPPNAAAGALPQKRGFMSRLFGGSAEQTPDRPESGGSGTPQSSGKVQSVDDFVPELGLDKSFLEDSGASAARAKEKARRAALDSDSDGEGRGGNPLVSGFQDDLDPDDRVVAALPLPPAAAPSLDITLTSDEEEEEEEVMKPSTAAATYQDKKGPSTGGDLKGFSMNSMLKAQPAKTKAAERPATLKTKAASPTPQRHSKKTGGAVEAGSSDSEHGGGPVAKQMLSFVMDDPDFDSDDLETTKVKKESFPARDDLSDRSDDCFGLTGLPEPLKAGAPSFKSQTSDIDLFGLGFNETPSKSKDSSEDQEDNESRHSTKEKKKKKKKSKEEEEKSSKKRHKHKKKEKEDSGSGDEKEKEKEKKKKKSKTKKTSNVDDLESFLAGGDGPIRSGGGDYEEI; encoded by the exons ATGTTTTCCGCACTAAAGAAACTTGTTGGCTCGGAGGGAGGGCAACTGAGGGATAAAAACATCCCGGCCGGCCTGCAGTCAATGAACCAGAGTCTACAGAGGCGCTTCGCCAAGGGCGTGCAGTACAACA tgAAGATCGTCATCCGTGGGGACCGGAACACTGGCAAGAGTGCTTTATGGCACCGACTGCAAGGGAAGAAGTTTGTAGAGGAGTATTTACCCACCCAGGAAATCCAGGTCACCAGCATACACTGGAACTACAAAA CTACAGACGACGTGGTGAAGGTTGAGGTGTGGGACGTAGTGGACAAAG CGGGGAAAGGCAAAAAGCGAGGAGACAACCTGAAATTGGAGAACGAGCCTCAGGAG TCGGAGACGGAGATGGCTCTGGATGCCGAGTTCCTGGATGTTTATAAGAACTGTAACGGGGTGATCATGATGTTCGACATCACAAAGCAGTG GACTTTCAATTACATCATGAGAGAGCTGCCCAAGGTGCCCATGCATGTGCCCGTGTGCGTGCTAGGCAACCAGCGTGACATGGGCGAGCACCGGGTCATCCTGCCCGACGACACACGAGAATTCATCTCCAACCTCAAAAG GCCTCGGGGCTCCTCGTACGTCCACTACGCAGAGTCGTCCATGAAGAACGGCTTCGGGCTGAAGTACCTGCACCGCTTCTTCAACATCCCCTTCCTGCAGCTACAG agagagactctcCTGAGGCAGCTGGAGACAAACCAACTTGATATTGACGCCACTCTGGAGGAGCTCAACGTCCAACAGGAGACCGAGGATCAGAACTATGAAAT ATTTATGGATATGATGGAGACTCGTGGTAAGGGCTTCAACTCCCCGGGCCCCTCCAACGGCCAGAGCCCGTCCTCAGGCTCCCAGTCCCCCGTGGTGCCCGCGGGCGCCGCGTCCCCCAGCATCCCCAGCCCCAGCACCCCTCAGGCTCCCTTCCCTCCCCAGACGCAGCCGCTGCCAGTGCCCCACCCGGCCGCACCCCACGCCCCTCCGCGGCCCGTGGCTCAGCCTGCCCCTCATGCGCAGACGGCACCGCCACCTCCAGCACGGCCCGCAGAGCCTCCTCCTCCGGTCGCCCAGTCCCCCCCCAACGCTGCTGCTGGGGCTCTACCCCAGAAAAGAGGCTTCATGTCCCGCCTGTTTGGGGGCTCGGCAGAACAGACCCCAGACAGACCAG AGTCTGGGGGCTCAGGCACTCCGCAGTCCTCTGGCAAAGTGCAGAGCGTGGACGACTTTGTGCCAGAGCTGGGCTTGGACAAGAGCTTCCTGGAGGACAGCGGCGCCAGCGCTGCCAGGGCCAAGGAGAAAGCCCGACGTGCCGCTCTGGACAGCGACAG TGACGGGGAGGGCAGAGGAGGCAACCCCTTAGTGTCGGGTTTCCAAGACGACCTGGACCCTGACGACAGAGTGGTGGCAGCGCTGCCGTTACCGCCGGCGGCGGCCCCGAGCCTGGACATCACGCTGAccagtgatgaggaggaggaggaggaggaggtgatgaAGCCCTCCACTGCCGCAGCCACCTATCAGGACAAAAAGGGCCCATCCACGGGAGGGGACCTGAAGGG ATTTTCCATGAACTCCATGTTGAAGGCCCAGCCAGCTAAGACCAAAGCGGCTGAGAGGCCAGCCACTCTAAAGACCAAGGCCGCCTCGCCCACGCCGCAGCGGCACAGTAAGAAGACAGGGGGCGCTGTGGAGGCCGGGTCCTCCGACTCAGAACACGGCGGCGGTCCTGTTGCCAAGCAGATGCTCTCGTTTGTCATGGACGACCCCGACTTTGACAGTGACGACCTGGAGACCACAAAGGTCAAAAAG GAGTCTTTCCCAGCGCGCGATGACCTTTCTGACAGGTCAGATGACTGCTTTGGCCTGACAGGACTCCCTGAGCCGCTTAAAGCCGGCGCGCCGTCCTTCAAGAGCCAGACCAGTGACATTGACCTGTTCGGCCTGGGTTTCAACGAGACGCCGTCCAAGAGCAAAGACAGCAGCGAGGACCAGGAAG ACAACGAAAGCAGACACTCcacaaaagagaagaagaaaaagaagaagaagagcaaagag gaggaggagaagagcagcaagaaacgacacaaacacaagaagaaagagaaggaggactCCGGATCGGGTgacgagaaggagaaggagaaggaaaagaagaagaagaagtcaaAGACCAAGAAGACGTCCAACGTGGACGACCTGGAGTCCTTCCTGGCCGGAGGGGACGGGCCTATCAGGAGCGGGGGTGGAGACTATGAGGAGATCTAG
- the rabl6a gene encoding rab-like protein 6 isoform X2 — translation MFSALKKLVGSEGGQLRDKNIPAGLQSMNQSLQRRFAKGVQYNMKIVIRGDRNTGKSALWHRLQGKKFVEEYLPTQEIQVTSIHWNYKTTDDVVKVEVWDVVDKGKKRGDNLKLENEPQESETEMALDAEFLDVYKNCNGVIMMFDITKQWTFNYIMRELPKVPMHVPVCVLGNQRDMGEHRVILPDDTREFISNLKRPRGSSYVHYAESSMKNGFGLKYLHRFFNIPFLQLQRETLLRQLETNQLDIDATLEELNVQQETEDQNYEIFMDMMETRGKGFNSPGPSNGQSPSSGSQSPVVPAGAASPSIPSPSTPQAPFPPQTQPLPVPHPAAPHAPPRPVAQPAPHAQTAPPPPARPAEPPPPVAQSPPNAAAGALPQKRGFMSRLFGGSAEQTPDRPESGGSGTPQSSGKVQSVDDFVPELGLDKSFLEDSGASAARAKEKARRAALDSDSDGEGRGGNPLVSGFQDDLDPDDRVVAALPLPPAAAPSLDITLTSDEEEEEEEVMKPSTAAATYQDKKGPSTGGDLKGFSMNSMLKAQPAKTKAAERPATLKTKAASPTPQRHSKKTGGAVEAGSSDSEHGGGPVAKQMLSFVMDDPDFDSDDLETTKVKKESFPARDDLSDRSDDCFGLTGLPEPLKAGAPSFKSQTSDIDLFGLGFNETPSKSKDSSEDQEDNESRHSTKEKKKKKKKSKEEEEKSSKKRHKHKKKEKEDSGSGDEKEKEKEKKKKKSKTKKTSNVDDLESFLAGGDGPIRSGGGDYEEI, via the exons ATGTTTTCCGCACTAAAGAAACTTGTTGGCTCGGAGGGAGGGCAACTGAGGGATAAAAACATCCCGGCCGGCCTGCAGTCAATGAACCAGAGTCTACAGAGGCGCTTCGCCAAGGGCGTGCAGTACAACA tgAAGATCGTCATCCGTGGGGACCGGAACACTGGCAAGAGTGCTTTATGGCACCGACTGCAAGGGAAGAAGTTTGTAGAGGAGTATTTACCCACCCAGGAAATCCAGGTCACCAGCATACACTGGAACTACAAAA CTACAGACGACGTGGTGAAGGTTGAGGTGTGGGACGTAGTGGACAAAG GCAAAAAGCGAGGAGACAACCTGAAATTGGAGAACGAGCCTCAGGAG TCGGAGACGGAGATGGCTCTGGATGCCGAGTTCCTGGATGTTTATAAGAACTGTAACGGGGTGATCATGATGTTCGACATCACAAAGCAGTG GACTTTCAATTACATCATGAGAGAGCTGCCCAAGGTGCCCATGCATGTGCCCGTGTGCGTGCTAGGCAACCAGCGTGACATGGGCGAGCACCGGGTCATCCTGCCCGACGACACACGAGAATTCATCTCCAACCTCAAAAG GCCTCGGGGCTCCTCGTACGTCCACTACGCAGAGTCGTCCATGAAGAACGGCTTCGGGCTGAAGTACCTGCACCGCTTCTTCAACATCCCCTTCCTGCAGCTACAG agagagactctcCTGAGGCAGCTGGAGACAAACCAACTTGATATTGACGCCACTCTGGAGGAGCTCAACGTCCAACAGGAGACCGAGGATCAGAACTATGAAAT ATTTATGGATATGATGGAGACTCGTGGTAAGGGCTTCAACTCCCCGGGCCCCTCCAACGGCCAGAGCCCGTCCTCAGGCTCCCAGTCCCCCGTGGTGCCCGCGGGCGCCGCGTCCCCCAGCATCCCCAGCCCCAGCACCCCTCAGGCTCCCTTCCCTCCCCAGACGCAGCCGCTGCCAGTGCCCCACCCGGCCGCACCCCACGCCCCTCCGCGGCCCGTGGCTCAGCCTGCCCCTCATGCGCAGACGGCACCGCCACCTCCAGCACGGCCCGCAGAGCCTCCTCCTCCGGTCGCCCAGTCCCCCCCCAACGCTGCTGCTGGGGCTCTACCCCAGAAAAGAGGCTTCATGTCCCGCCTGTTTGGGGGCTCGGCAGAACAGACCCCAGACAGACCAG AGTCTGGGGGCTCAGGCACTCCGCAGTCCTCTGGCAAAGTGCAGAGCGTGGACGACTTTGTGCCAGAGCTGGGCTTGGACAAGAGCTTCCTGGAGGACAGCGGCGCCAGCGCTGCCAGGGCCAAGGAGAAAGCCCGACGTGCCGCTCTGGACAGCGACAG TGACGGGGAGGGCAGAGGAGGCAACCCCTTAGTGTCGGGTTTCCAAGACGACCTGGACCCTGACGACAGAGTGGTGGCAGCGCTGCCGTTACCGCCGGCGGCGGCCCCGAGCCTGGACATCACGCTGAccagtgatgaggaggaggaggaggaggaggtgatgaAGCCCTCCACTGCCGCAGCCACCTATCAGGACAAAAAGGGCCCATCCACGGGAGGGGACCTGAAGGG ATTTTCCATGAACTCCATGTTGAAGGCCCAGCCAGCTAAGACCAAAGCGGCTGAGAGGCCAGCCACTCTAAAGACCAAGGCCGCCTCGCCCACGCCGCAGCGGCACAGTAAGAAGACAGGGGGCGCTGTGGAGGCCGGGTCCTCCGACTCAGAACACGGCGGCGGTCCTGTTGCCAAGCAGATGCTCTCGTTTGTCATGGACGACCCCGACTTTGACAGTGACGACCTGGAGACCACAAAGGTCAAAAAG GAGTCTTTCCCAGCGCGCGATGACCTTTCTGACAGGTCAGATGACTGCTTTGGCCTGACAGGACTCCCTGAGCCGCTTAAAGCCGGCGCGCCGTCCTTCAAGAGCCAGACCAGTGACATTGACCTGTTCGGCCTGGGTTTCAACGAGACGCCGTCCAAGAGCAAAGACAGCAGCGAGGACCAGGAAG ACAACGAAAGCAGACACTCcacaaaagagaagaagaaaaagaagaagaagagcaaagag gaggaggagaagagcagcaagaaacgacacaaacacaagaagaaagagaaggaggactCCGGATCGGGTgacgagaaggagaaggagaaggaaaagaagaagaagaagtcaaAGACCAAGAAGACGTCCAACGTGGACGACCTGGAGTCCTTCCTGGCCGGAGGGGACGGGCCTATCAGGAGCGGGGGTGGAGACTATGAGGAGATCTAG
- the LOC105902465 gene encoding TNF receptor-associated factor 2 isoform X2 — MAISLELIYPVSVEGAMATQEPSPPSSMESNKPGFPKKILANKLEDKHLCNCCHNILRRPFQAQCGHRFCSYCFNRTVSNGPQKCNACIKEDIFEEPTSILKQGCAFPDNAARREVETLAAICVHEGCTWKGSIKEYELSHEGKCEFMIIPCPSCKERLRFNEQERHNERECPERTLNCKYCKEPFHFKNIKAHDEICPKYPMICEGCAKKKIPREKYVDHIKFCSKFRTPCRYHVVGCDMLVEKEKIHEHERACAHEHLNLLLHFIMGMKLSLEGMQPQSLELAGYKAHELHQSLRELEARVSQLNAMSAPIVGPSVQGASSSSSSSSAGASGSAAAAAPPLPTPTLNTLNTLNTSFTPLPSSVGAALELQLHSEKTKVAELGRRCQELEVKSGTFQDVVCVLNREVERFATTIEASNRQHRLDQDKIEALSNKVRQLERTVGVKDLTVAELEGRLREMAATTFDGVFIWRISDFTKKRQDAIAGRAPAMFSPAFYTSKYGYKMCLRIYLNGDGTGRGSHLSLFFVVMRGQSDALLKWPFNQKVTLMLLDQSNREHIIDAFRPDVTSSSFQRPVSEMNIASGCPLFCPLSKLEGKNTYIRDDTIFIKAIVDLTGL; from the exons ATGGCAATATCACTAGAATTAATTT ACCCAGTGTCTGTAGAGGGAGCCATGGCAACGCAAGAACCTTCTCCCCCTTCATCAATGGAGAGCAACAAACCAGGTTTCCCCAAGAAGATCTTGGCCAATAAGCTGGAGGATAAGCACCTTTGCAACTGCTGTCATAACATTTTGAGGAGACCATTCCAAGCTCAGTGTGGTCATCGGTTTTGTTCCTACTGCTTTAACAGAACTGTCAG CAATGGACCCCAGAAATGCAATGCCTGTATCAAGGAGGACATATTTGAAGAGCCGACATCTATTCTCAAACAAGGCTGT gCATTTCCTGACAATGCAGCTCGAAGAGAGGTGGAGACGCTTGCTGCTATTTGCGTTCATGAAGGTTGCACATGGAAGGGCAGCATCAAAGAATATGAG cTAAGCCACGAGGGAAAGTGCGAGTTCATGATCATCCCCTGTCCCTCGTGCAAGGAGCGCCTCCGCTTCAACGAACAGGAAAGGCACAATGAGCGCGAATGTCCGGAGAGAACCCTCAACTGCAAGTACTGCAAAGAGCCATTTCATTTCAAAAACATTAAG gcaCATGATGAGATCTGCCCCAAGTATCCGATGATCTGTGAAGGCTGCGCAAAGAAGAAAATCCCCCGGGAAAAG TATGTCGACCACATAAAGTTTTGCAGCAAATTCAGAACTCCATGCAGATATCACGTGGTGGGCTGTGACATGTTG GTTGAGAAGGAGAAGATCCACGAGCACGAGCGTGCCTGTGCCCACGAGCATCTGAACCTGCTGCTGCACTTCATCATGGGCATGAAGCTGAGTCTGGAGGGCATGCAGCCCCAGAGCCTGGAGCTCGCCGGGTACAAGGCCCACGAGCTGCACCAGTCCCTGCGCGAGCTGGAGGCCCGCGTCAGCCAGCTGAACGCCATGTCCGCTCCCATCGTCGGGCCTTCCGTGCAGGGGGcctcgtcctcatcctcctcgtcctccGCAGGCGCCTCCGGTtccgcggcggcggcggctccCCCTCTTCCCACCCCGACGCTGAACACGTTGAACACGCTGAACACGTCCTTTACCCCCCTGCCCAGCTCTGTGGGCGCGGCGCTGGAGCTCCAGCTGCACAGCGAGAAAACCAAGGTGGCCGAGCTGGGCAGGCGCTGCCAGGAGCTGGAGGTGAAGTCGGGCACCTTCCAGGACGTGGTGTGCGTGCTGAACCGTGAGGTGGAGCGCTTCGCCACCACCATCGAGGCCAGCAACCGGCAGCACCGACTGGACCAGGACAAGATCGAAGCTCTGAGCAACAAG GTCCGGCAGCTGGAGAGAACGGTGGGGGTGAAGGACCTGACGGTGGCTGAGCTGGAGGGGAGGCTGCGCGAGATGGCTGCCACCACTTTCGACGGCGTCTTCATCTGGAGGATCTCAGACTTCACCAAAAAGCGTCAGGACGCCATTGCTGGGCGAGCTCCTGCCATGTTTTCCCCCG CGTTTTACACCAGCAAGTACGGCTATAAGATGTGTTTACGGATCTACCTGAATGGGGACGGGACAGGACGGGGCTCTCATCTCTCGCTGTTCTTTGTCGTGATGAGGGGACAGAGTGATGCCCTGCTCAAATGGCCATTCAACCAAAAG GTAACCCTTATGCTCCTGGACCAGAGCAACCGGGAGCACATCATCGATGCCTTCCGTCCCGatgtcacttcctcctccttccaaAGGCCCGTGAGTGAGATGAACATCGCCAGCGGCTGTCCGCTCTTCTGCCCACTCTCCAAGCTTGAGGGCAAGAACACGTACATACGTGACGACACCATCTTCATCAAGGCCATCGTTGATCTCACAGGCCTCTAG
- the LOC105902465 gene encoding TNF receptor-associated factor 2 isoform X1, with translation MATQEPSPPSSMESNKPGFPKKILANKLEDKHLCNCCHNILRRPFQAQCGHRFCSYCFNRTVSNGPQKCNACIKEDIFEEPTSILKQGCAFPDNAARREVETLAAICVHEGCTWKGSIKEYELSHEGKCEFMIIPCPSCKERLRFNEQERHNERECPERTLNCKYCKEPFHFKNIKAHDEICPKYPMICEGCAKKKIPREKYVDHIKFCSKFRTPCRYHVVGCDMLVEKEKIHEHERACAHEHLNLLLHFIMGMKLSLEGMQPQSLELAGYKAHELHQSLRELEARVSQLNAMSAPIVGPSVQGASSSSSSSSAGASGSAAAAAPPLPTPTLNTLNTLNTSFTPLPSSVGAALELQLHSEKTKVAELGRRCQELEVKSGTFQDVVCVLNREVERFATTIEASNRQHRLDQDKIEALSNKVRQLERTVGVKDLTVAELEGRLREMAATTFDGVFIWRISDFTKKRQDAIAGRAPAMFSPAFYTSKYGYKMCLRIYLNGDGTGRGSHLSLFFVVMRGQSDALLKWPFNQKASHFHRKRLDKVGVFSFFGELFCF, from the exons ATGGCAACGCAAGAACCTTCTCCCCCTTCATCAATGGAGAGCAACAAACCAGGTTTCCCCAAGAAGATCTTGGCCAATAAGCTGGAGGATAAGCACCTTTGCAACTGCTGTCATAACATTTTGAGGAGACCATTCCAAGCTCAGTGTGGTCATCGGTTTTGTTCCTACTGCTTTAACAGAACTGTCAG CAATGGACCCCAGAAATGCAATGCCTGTATCAAGGAGGACATATTTGAAGAGCCGACATCTATTCTCAAACAAGGCTGT gCATTTCCTGACAATGCAGCTCGAAGAGAGGTGGAGACGCTTGCTGCTATTTGCGTTCATGAAGGTTGCACATGGAAGGGCAGCATCAAAGAATATGAG cTAAGCCACGAGGGAAAGTGCGAGTTCATGATCATCCCCTGTCCCTCGTGCAAGGAGCGCCTCCGCTTCAACGAACAGGAAAGGCACAATGAGCGCGAATGTCCGGAGAGAACCCTCAACTGCAAGTACTGCAAAGAGCCATTTCATTTCAAAAACATTAAG gcaCATGATGAGATCTGCCCCAAGTATCCGATGATCTGTGAAGGCTGCGCAAAGAAGAAAATCCCCCGGGAAAAG TATGTCGACCACATAAAGTTTTGCAGCAAATTCAGAACTCCATGCAGATATCACGTGGTGGGCTGTGACATGTTG GTTGAGAAGGAGAAGATCCACGAGCACGAGCGTGCCTGTGCCCACGAGCATCTGAACCTGCTGCTGCACTTCATCATGGGCATGAAGCTGAGTCTGGAGGGCATGCAGCCCCAGAGCCTGGAGCTCGCCGGGTACAAGGCCCACGAGCTGCACCAGTCCCTGCGCGAGCTGGAGGCCCGCGTCAGCCAGCTGAACGCCATGTCCGCTCCCATCGTCGGGCCTTCCGTGCAGGGGGcctcgtcctcatcctcctcgtcctccGCAGGCGCCTCCGGTtccgcggcggcggcggctccCCCTCTTCCCACCCCGACGCTGAACACGTTGAACACGCTGAACACGTCCTTTACCCCCCTGCCCAGCTCTGTGGGCGCGGCGCTGGAGCTCCAGCTGCACAGCGAGAAAACCAAGGTGGCCGAGCTGGGCAGGCGCTGCCAGGAGCTGGAGGTGAAGTCGGGCACCTTCCAGGACGTGGTGTGCGTGCTGAACCGTGAGGTGGAGCGCTTCGCCACCACCATCGAGGCCAGCAACCGGCAGCACCGACTGGACCAGGACAAGATCGAAGCTCTGAGCAACAAG GTCCGGCAGCTGGAGAGAACGGTGGGGGTGAAGGACCTGACGGTGGCTGAGCTGGAGGGGAGGCTGCGCGAGATGGCTGCCACCACTTTCGACGGCGTCTTCATCTGGAGGATCTCAGACTTCACCAAAAAGCGTCAGGACGCCATTGCTGGGCGAGCTCCTGCCATGTTTTCCCCCG CGTTTTACACCAGCAAGTACGGCTATAAGATGTGTTTACGGATCTACCTGAATGGGGACGGGACAGGACGGGGCTCTCATCTCTCGCTGTTCTTTGTCGTGATGAGGGGACAGAGTGATGCCCTGCTCAAATGGCCATTCAACCAAAAGGCAAGCCACTTTCACAGAAAAAGACTTGATAAAGTGGGAGTTTTTTCCTTCTTTGGAGAGCTTTTCTGCTTCTAA